One Ethanoligenens harbinense YUAN-3 genomic window carries:
- a CDS encoding flagellar biosynthesis anti-sigma factor FlgM, protein MKIDGFQPHQVYASFSKEEKDTKPAQVATEPAQAGSVDRVEISAEAADKQATSRLAGQITDASDAGGRAERIAAIKKQVQDGTYSVPAEDVAAGILGARIDRKA, encoded by the coding sequence ATGAAAATAGATGGATTTCAGCCGCATCAGGTCTATGCGTCTTTTTCCAAAGAGGAAAAGGATACGAAGCCCGCGCAGGTGGCGACTGAACCGGCGCAGGCCGGCAGTGTGGACCGTGTGGAGATCTCGGCGGAGGCTGCCGACAAGCAGGCGACGTCGCGCCTTGCCGGGCAGATCACGGACGCGTCCGATGCAGGCGGGCGGGCGGAGCGAATCGCCGCCATCAAAAAGCAGGTGCAGGACGGCACCTACAGTGTCCCCGCGGAAGATGTCGCGGCGGGCATCCTTGGCGCACGGATCGACCGGAAAGCATAG
- a CDS encoding carbon storage regulator: protein MLVITRKKGESFLIGDEIEITVLEQQGDKVKIGIAAPRALPVLRKELLQEATDFNREAAGVSADLQSLAAALGDISSLPPEGKPS from the coding sequence ATGTTGGTCATCACCCGCAAAAAGGGAGAATCGTTTCTGATTGGCGATGAGATCGAGATCACAGTGCTCGAGCAGCAGGGGGATAAGGTGAAGATCGGCATTGCGGCGCCGCGCGCGCTGCCCGTGCTGCGCAAGGAGCTGCTGCAGGAGGCGACCGATTTCAACCGCGAAGCTGCCGGCGTGTCGGCCGATCTGCAAAGCCTGGCCGCGGCGCTGGGGGATATCTCTTCGCTGCCCCCGGAAGGAAAACCGTCCTAA
- a CDS encoding DUF6470 family protein has protein sequence MDVFRLTIQASPARLDMQAQNLRLDTRMPAASMEITKEKGSVSVQAEHPRLSVDATEAKSEEGHETVAQLVSDFAQRGKQAVDEAARQYNEMGRVYRSMARNKNAIARHALEQAVPAMPTYGLRFVPSAPPQISFTDNVFSYSIQPDQTHIQWTIHQSASISEDRPAQISIWMAQQPELHFSAQA, from the coding sequence ATGGACGTGTTCCGCCTGACCATCCAGGCGAGTCCGGCGCGTCTGGACATGCAGGCGCAGAACCTTCGGCTGGATACCCGTATGCCCGCGGCTTCTATGGAAATCACCAAAGAAAAAGGGAGCGTTTCGGTGCAGGCAGAGCATCCACGGCTTTCCGTCGATGCCACCGAGGCCAAATCGGAAGAAGGGCACGAGACCGTTGCTCAACTGGTAAGCGATTTCGCACAGCGGGGGAAGCAGGCTGTGGATGAAGCCGCCCGCCAATATAACGAGATGGGGCGAGTCTACCGCTCGATGGCGCGCAACAAAAACGCGATCGCCCGGCATGCGCTGGAGCAGGCAGTGCCGGCTATGCCGACCTATGGCCTGCGTTTCGTGCCCTCTGCGCCGCCGCAAATATCCTTTACGGACAATGTGTTTTCCTATTCAATCCAGCCGGATCAGACGCATATCCAGTGGACGATTCATCAGAGCGCGTCTATCTCCGAGGATCGCCCGGCGCAGATTTCCATCTGGATGGCACAGCAGCCGGAGCTGCACTTCTCGGCGCAGGCGTGA
- a CDS encoding flagellar hook-basal body protein, whose product MIQAFFGGAASLRSRQTAMDVIANDIANVNTAGYVQRDTDFSDLLYDSMVRPENPSYANELEGSGAGVDAVVADASAGSFVQTGSLLNFAPRGEGFFAVRDAQGVVSYTRDGTFTAQPENGAAVLVDAQGRTVLDAQGNAIAVQNGVPQTQPGVFAFAFPQNLTALGGSLFAASASSGAAQVSDEGVLQGAYETSNVDLSSEMGNMIVTQRGFQMNARVVSTADQIESYVNDLH is encoded by the coding sequence TGATACAGGCGTTTTTTGGCGGCGCGGCCAGCCTGCGCTCCAGGCAGACGGCGATGGACGTGATAGCGAACGATATCGCCAATGTGAATACCGCGGGCTATGTGCAGCGGGATACGGATTTCAGCGACCTGCTGTACGATTCCATGGTGCGTCCGGAAAATCCGTCCTACGCGAACGAGCTGGAGGGCAGCGGCGCGGGTGTGGATGCCGTCGTGGCGGACGCTTCGGCCGGTTCATTTGTTCAGACGGGCTCGCTGCTGAATTTTGCGCCCCGGGGCGAGGGCTTTTTCGCGGTACGCGACGCGCAGGGAGTGGTTTCCTACACGCGGGATGGTACGTTCACTGCGCAGCCGGAGAACGGCGCCGCCGTGCTGGTGGATGCACAGGGCCGCACGGTGCTGGACGCGCAGGGCAACGCCATCGCGGTGCAGAACGGCGTGCCGCAGACCCAGCCCGGCGTGTTCGCATTTGCTTTCCCTCAGAACCTGACGGCGCTGGGCGGCAGCCTGTTTGCGGCGAGCGCGTCGTCCGGTGCGGCGCAGGTCTCCGACGAGGGCGTCTTGCAGGGCGCGTATGAAACGTCGAATGTGGACCTGAGCAGCGAAATGGGTAACATGATTGTAACGCAGCGCGGGTTCCAGATGAACGCGCGGGTGGTGTCCACCGCCGACCAGATCGAGTCTTATGTCAACGATCTGCACTAA
- a CDS encoding flagellin, translated as MVINHNIAALNTLSNLQKNTSAVQDSLQKLSTGSKINKAADDASGLAISQKMQAQINGLNQAQENVSNGNSLIQTSEGALGNVQDILQKMRTLAVQAQNDTQNDTDKSNLQDQANALAQEINRISDQTTYNTKNVFGQTDSEGLFSNSGLQIQIGADSGQTINLTLGGTVVTTSTLVSASAATSATGSTTLSGDAADGYQYFVSTSSGTDTYAVTLNTASDGSIYATFKDSDGNQVMSTAVTTAFTAAVSATTANGTTTYSIANSALFTAGNITATTINYDLTGVQGGTAGTAVSATAVTLVGSQTTTGGTNIAATDTTDGTAGADPATATVTINGVAYTASLYSDSSATTVMQTASAGNVYFTLTDADGNVVKDSSGSKLVFTGTADASKKLSATGLNVGGKTASVTLGTATYTANIAGSGTNTTFTLTDVNGQVVKDTNGETATFTGSVTGGQLTTNSTTGKINVTESTSYLDAVSVSALGVGTGVGEAATALSLTGSNAINTIQTAIDTVSKLRSKMGAYQNRFTYAGDTLDIESQNLTAAQSTLTDTDVAQEMMNYTKNNILVQSAQAMLAQANQLPQGMLSLLKS; from the coding sequence ATGGTCATCAACCACAACATTGCAGCGCTCAACACCCTGAGCAACCTGCAGAAAAACACCTCAGCCGTGCAGGATTCCCTGCAGAAACTGTCCACCGGTTCCAAAATCAACAAAGCCGCGGACGATGCTTCCGGTCTTGCCATCTCGCAGAAGATGCAGGCCCAGATCAACGGTTTGAATCAGGCGCAGGAGAACGTTTCCAACGGCAACTCCCTCATCCAGACCTCCGAGGGCGCGCTCGGCAACGTGCAGGACATCCTGCAGAAGATGCGTACCCTCGCCGTGCAGGCGCAGAACGACACCCAGAACGACACCGATAAGAGCAACCTGCAGGATCAGGCCAACGCGCTGGCGCAGGAGATCAACCGCATTTCCGACCAGACCACCTACAACACCAAAAACGTGTTCGGCCAGACCGACAGCGAGGGCCTGTTCTCCAACAGCGGCCTCCAGATCCAGATCGGCGCCGATTCCGGCCAGACCATCAACCTCACGCTGGGCGGCACCGTCGTCACCACTTCCACGCTGGTTTCCGCTTCTGCCGCCACAAGCGCCACGGGCAGCACCACGCTTTCCGGCGACGCGGCGGACGGCTACCAGTACTTTGTTTCCACTTCTTCCGGCACCGATACCTATGCGGTCACACTGAACACCGCTTCCGACGGTTCCATCTATGCCACGTTTAAGGATTCCGACGGCAATCAGGTCATGTCGACTGCTGTTACCACCGCTTTCACCGCGGCGGTCAGCGCCACGACTGCGAACGGCACCACCACCTATTCCATTGCCAACTCCGCGCTCTTTACGGCGGGCAACATCACCGCAACCACCATCAACTATGACCTGACCGGTGTGCAGGGCGGCACGGCCGGCACGGCGGTTTCGGCGACAGCGGTCACGCTTGTTGGCTCTCAGACAACCACCGGCGGCACTAACATAGCAGCTACCGACACAACAGATGGCACAGCAGGAGCTGATCCGGCTACCGCCACTGTGACAATCAATGGCGTAGCTTATACGGCTTCCCTCTATTCAGATTCCAGTGCGACCACGGTTATGCAGACGGCTTCTGCTGGGAACGTTTATTTCACATTGACGGATGCGGATGGCAATGTGGTAAAAGACAGCAGCGGCAGCAAGTTGGTCTTTACCGGTACGGCGGATGCAAGTAAGAAGCTTTCCGCAACAGGCTTGAATGTTGGCGGCAAAACTGCAAGTGTGACACTGGGCACGGCAACTTATACCGCGAATATCGCGGGCAGCGGTACCAATACCACCTTCACGCTCACCGATGTCAACGGGCAGGTTGTGAAAGACACGAATGGTGAAACCGCCACGTTTACCGGATCCGTTACCGGTGGCCAGTTGACTACAAATTCGACTACGGGCAAGATCAATGTGACCGAAAGCACCTCGTATCTGGATGCCGTCAGTGTTTCCGCTCTGGGTGTGGGCACCGGCGTGGGCGAAGCCGCCACGGCGCTTTCTCTTACCGGCTCGAACGCCATCAACACCATCCAGACCGCCATCGACACGGTTTCCAAGCTGCGTTCCAAGATGGGCGCCTATCAGAACCGCTTCACCTATGCGGGCGATACGCTGGACATCGAGAGCCAGAACCTGACCGCCGCGCAGTCTACCCTGACCGACACCGACGTCGCGCAGGAAATGATGAACTACACCAAGAACAATATCCTGGTGCAGTCCGCGCAGGCCATGCTCGCGCAGGCCAACCAGCTGCCGCAGGGCATGCTCTCCCTCCTCAAATCATAA
- the fliW gene encoding flagellar assembly protein FliW: MQIDTKESGPVEVAEQELFRFPQGLYGFETHRLFALLKDRRNPQNPFMWLQSATDRGVCFAVLDAAALFRDYCPPVPTGAGAALALGAQESPRYLVIANLPQAGGRLFLNLKCPVAVNSTARLGVQIILEDDRYPMRYYLPAREGV, encoded by the coding sequence ATGCAGATTGATACAAAAGAATCCGGCCCGGTAGAAGTGGCCGAACAGGAGTTGTTCCGTTTTCCGCAGGGCCTGTACGGATTTGAGACGCACAGGCTTTTTGCATTGTTGAAAGATCGGAGGAACCCGCAGAATCCCTTTATGTGGCTGCAAAGCGCCACAGACCGGGGCGTTTGCTTTGCCGTGCTGGATGCGGCGGCGCTTTTCCGGGATTATTGCCCGCCCGTCCCCACAGGAGCCGGGGCCGCGCTGGCGCTCGGCGCGCAGGAAAGCCCACGGTATTTGGTCATCGCCAACCTGCCGCAGGCGGGTGGCCGGCTGTTTCTCAACCTGAAGTGCCCGGTGGCGGTCAATTCCACGGCGCGGCTGGGGGTGCAGATCATTCTGGAAGACGACCGCTATCCCATGCGGTATTATCTCCCGGCAAGGGAGGGCGTTTGA
- the flgK gene encoding flagellar hook-associated protein FlgK, with the protein MASLNTGLNTALSGLSASQTALGVTAHNISNAATDGYSRQMVDLQAVNVNTGAYQWKPVVPFVGNGVNSNQITQARDGFLDVRYRTANAQYSDYEQRQNDLGQVEDIFNEVSTSGNDTLQGLSGQLNTLINDIGSYQSSPASSSLPVTIKTDAENLVTKIRTAYSSLTTFESQEQSALNVVVSGDTQSGGINGILQNISTLNTQIVSMEVGGQPANDLRDQRNQLLDKLSGYLDISATEQSDGSVTVQMENDLASGSGAMLVDGNNIVHTLKVVTDGPTDASGLSTTAVTWDASDSNNQSTTYATNTGTGWSGNTLSVGGGSVNGYLAILNGDGSGTGSYGDVGVHYLKEHLNDFAQSFADIMNSTSTSSGGGAQMLTYGSGTPPTPTYPDTTGWSDPTASAAYVATDAAATISLSDAWNKDDTLFGDNYTGTSVGTYAQAFLNALGSAQVSSYDTSAHKTLYTDGTMASYAATFSNKIANVINDDTTMAGNYQIQKNDLDTQRQSVSSVSIDEETVNLMKFQQMYGASARVITTINDMMGTLLSMAQ; encoded by the coding sequence ATGGCGTCTTTGAATACAGGGCTGAACACCGCCCTTTCCGGGCTTTCCGCATCGCAGACTGCGCTTGGCGTGACGGCACACAATATCTCCAACGCCGCGACAGACGGCTATTCCAGGCAGATGGTCGATCTGCAGGCGGTAAACGTCAACACGGGGGCCTACCAGTGGAAGCCGGTGGTGCCGTTTGTGGGCAACGGCGTGAACAGCAATCAGATCACGCAGGCGCGTGATGGGTTTCTGGACGTGCGTTACCGCACTGCGAATGCGCAGTACAGCGACTATGAGCAGCGGCAGAACGATCTGGGGCAGGTAGAGGATATTTTCAATGAGGTGTCCACTTCCGGCAACGACACGCTCCAGGGCCTGAGCGGCCAGCTCAACACCCTCATCAACGACATCGGTTCCTATCAGTCGTCCCCCGCGTCCAGCAGCCTGCCTGTCACCATCAAGACGGATGCGGAAAATCTTGTCACGAAGATCCGGACGGCCTATTCCAGCCTAACCACGTTCGAATCACAGGAACAGAGCGCCCTCAACGTTGTGGTGAGCGGCGATACGCAAAGTGGCGGTATCAACGGCATTCTCCAAAACATCTCCACGCTGAACACGCAGATCGTGAGCATGGAGGTGGGCGGCCAGCCCGCCAATGACCTGCGTGATCAGCGCAACCAACTGTTGGACAAACTCTCGGGCTATCTGGACATCTCGGCGACGGAGCAGTCGGACGGAAGCGTGACCGTCCAGATGGAAAACGACCTTGCCTCGGGCAGCGGCGCCATGCTGGTGGACGGCAACAACATTGTCCACACGCTCAAGGTGGTTACCGACGGCCCGACGGATGCGAGCGGGCTTTCCACCACCGCCGTTACCTGGGACGCATCCGATTCCAACAACCAGAGCACGACGTATGCGACGAATACCGGCACCGGCTGGAGCGGGAACACCTTGTCCGTTGGCGGCGGCTCGGTCAACGGCTACCTGGCCATCCTCAACGGCGACGGCAGCGGCACCGGCAGCTACGGCGACGTGGGCGTGCATTATCTGAAAGAGCACCTCAACGATTTTGCGCAGTCGTTTGCGGATATCATGAACAGCACGTCGACCTCAAGCGGCGGCGGCGCGCAGATGCTCACCTATGGCTCCGGGACCCCGCCGACTCCGACATATCCGGATACCACGGGCTGGTCGGACCCCACCGCGTCCGCGGCGTATGTGGCGACCGACGCGGCCGCGACCATCTCGCTGAGCGATGCATGGAACAAGGATGACACGCTCTTTGGTGACAATTACACCGGCACCAGCGTGGGCACCTATGCGCAGGCATTTCTCAATGCCTTGGGCAGCGCGCAGGTCTCCTCCTACGATACGTCCGCGCACAAGACCTTGTACACCGACGGAACGATGGCGTCCTATGCGGCGACGTTCTCGAATAAGATTGCCAATGTCATCAACGACGATACCACGATGGCAGGCAACTACCAGATCCAGAAAAACGATCTGGACACACAGCGGCAGTCCGTTTCCAGCGTGTCGATCGACGAGGAAACGGTGAACTTGATGAAATTCCAGCAGATGTACGGCGCGAGCGCACGGGTCATCACGACCATCAACGACATGATGGGCACGCTGCTGTCGATGGCGCAGTAA
- the flgN gene encoding flagellar export chaperone FlgN produces MPSWTEELEAALEKEEQIVRALLEQALLKTPALQVGNIAALGAIVNTEQPLVLRLRAVQEGQQCLLGKSGVAGKTLRDVIGQAPDRTETLSRRRETLHAAAQALQRANEKNHAIAAACFAQYDHLVKTMQKPQALYTSQGAEARKTASRAFIDQKI; encoded by the coding sequence GTGCCTTCGTGGACGGAAGAACTGGAAGCGGCTTTGGAAAAAGAAGAGCAGATCGTGCGTGCCCTGCTGGAACAGGCGCTGCTGAAGACACCGGCGCTTCAGGTGGGCAACATCGCGGCGCTGGGTGCCATCGTCAACACCGAGCAGCCTCTGGTGCTGCGGTTGCGGGCCGTACAGGAAGGGCAGCAGTGCCTGCTGGGAAAAAGCGGCGTGGCGGGGAAAACGCTGCGGGACGTGATCGGGCAGGCGCCGGACAGGACCGAGACGCTGTCCCGCCGCCGGGAAACGCTGCATGCGGCCGCACAGGCACTGCAGCGCGCGAATGAGAAGAATCATGCCATCGCCGCCGCCTGCTTTGCGCAATATGACCATCTGGTGAAGACCATGCAAAAGCCGCAGGCGCTGTATACCAGCCAGGGCGCGGAGGCCCGGAAAACCGCCTCCCGCGCGTTTATTGATCAGAAAATATAA